From Pseudomonas hefeiensis, one genomic window encodes:
- a CDS encoding pyridoxamine 5'-phosphate oxidase family protein, with product MDEASKLQSSPWHEGELTLQRSVGAVDMMTSVGQRQLARNWMPDQHREFYAQLPFVVLGAVDRQGDVWATLRTGKPGFMRSPDPQTLQINLKPQPSDPAQEGMGEGAAIGMLGIELHTRRRNRMNGNIRRLLDHGLEISVSQAYGNCPRYINLRQYSFVREQAGDARHLVATDPLARRLITAADSFYIATYVERDGERQVDASHRGGKPGFVRMDEDGTLTIPDFSGNLFFNTLGNILLNPRAGLTFIDFKTGDLLQMTGSAQVLLDDPEIAAFQGAERLLRFKPQRVVYRTAAIPLRWKDQSAGDSPNSLMTGSWEQAAERLQAEALRTHWRPLRVVRVVDESHNIRSFYLQAADGAGVPRFDAGQHLPVRILLEGQKAPSIRTYSVSSAPSDDFLRISVKRDGLVSAHLHDQIQVAHELEARAPQGHFTVQATERRPLVLLAAGVGVTPLLSMLREVVYQGLRMSRMRPVWMVQSARTVADLAFREEIDELVKRAAGKVKVLRLVSQPPSEGAGQGYDATGRIDVELLKQLLALDDYDYYLCGPGSFTQSLYDGLRTLRIPDDRIHAETFGPSTLVRDAEVSVPAAPQVPASSESVKILFASSGKEARWEPGSGTLLELAEARGLSPEFSCRGGSCGTCKTRLSQGQVHYLNSPAEPVGEDEVLICCAVPAQGSETVVLDV from the coding sequence ATGGACGAAGCCTCGAAACTACAATCGTCACCCTGGCATGAAGGCGAATTGACCTTGCAACGCTCGGTCGGTGCGGTCGACATGATGACCAGCGTTGGCCAGCGCCAATTGGCGCGCAACTGGATGCCGGACCAGCACCGGGAGTTCTACGCGCAGTTGCCTTTCGTGGTATTGGGCGCCGTGGATCGGCAAGGTGACGTGTGGGCGACCCTGCGCACCGGCAAACCCGGCTTCATGCGCTCACCTGATCCGCAAACCCTGCAGATCAATCTCAAGCCGCAACCCAGTGATCCGGCCCAGGAGGGCATGGGCGAGGGGGCTGCCATCGGCATGCTGGGTATCGAATTGCACACCCGTCGGCGCAACCGCATGAACGGCAACATTCGCCGCCTGCTCGATCACGGGCTGGAAATTTCCGTCAGCCAGGCCTATGGCAATTGCCCTCGCTATATCAACCTGCGCCAATATTCCTTTGTCCGCGAGCAGGCTGGTGACGCCCGACACTTGGTGGCAACGGACCCATTGGCCCGGCGCCTGATCACGGCGGCTGATTCGTTTTATATCGCCACCTATGTGGAGCGCGACGGCGAGCGGCAGGTCGATGCATCTCATCGCGGCGGCAAGCCGGGTTTTGTGCGCATGGATGAGGACGGGACGCTGACCATTCCGGACTTTTCCGGAAACCTGTTCTTCAACACCCTGGGCAACATCCTGCTCAATCCCCGTGCGGGCCTGACCTTCATCGATTTCAAGACCGGCGATCTTCTGCAAATGACCGGTTCAGCCCAAGTGTTGCTGGACGACCCCGAAATAGCAGCGTTCCAGGGCGCCGAGCGGCTGCTGCGCTTCAAGCCGCAGCGCGTTGTTTACCGCACGGCAGCGATCCCATTGCGCTGGAAGGACCAGAGCGCGGGCGACTCACCCAATTCATTGATGACCGGGAGCTGGGAGCAGGCCGCTGAGCGCTTGCAGGCCGAAGCCCTGCGGACCCATTGGCGCCCCTTGCGCGTGGTTCGTGTGGTGGATGAGAGCCACAACATTCGCTCTTTCTATCTGCAAGCGGCCGACGGAGCGGGCGTGCCCCGGTTTGACGCTGGCCAGCACTTGCCTGTGCGAATTTTGCTGGAGGGGCAGAAAGCCCCCTCGATTCGTACCTACAGCGTGTCCAGCGCGCCGTCGGATGATTTCCTGCGCATCAGCGTTAAGCGCGATGGCTTGGTCTCCGCGCATCTGCACGACCAGATTCAAGTGGCGCACGAGCTTGAGGCGCGAGCGCCTCAAGGGCATTTCACGGTTCAGGCCACTGAGCGGCGGCCCTTGGTGCTGCTGGCGGCGGGCGTGGGTGTGACGCCGCTGTTGTCGATGTTGCGCGAGGTGGTTTATCAGGGCCTGCGCATGAGCCGGATGCGTCCGGTCTGGATGGTGCAAAGCGCGCGTACGGTTGCCGACCTGGCCTTTCGCGAGGAAATCGATGAGCTGGTCAAGCGCGCCGCAGGCAAGGTAAAGGTCCTGCGTCTGGTCAGCCAACCGCCCAGCGAAGGGGCCGGGCAAGGTTATGACGCGACGGGCAGGATCGATGTCGAGCTGCTCAAGCAACTGCTGGCGCTCGATGACTACGACTACTACCTGTGCGGGCCCGGCAGCTTTACCCAGTCGCTGTATGACGGGTTGCGCACATTGCGCATTCCAGACGATCGCATTCATGCCGAAACCTTCGGCCCATCCACACTGGTACGCGACGCCGAAGTCAGCGTGCCAGCGGCCCCGCAAGTGCCTGCATCGAGCGAGTCGGTGAAAATCCTGTTCGCCAGCTCCGGCAAGGAGGCCCGCTGGGAACCGGGCAGCGGGACCCTGCTGGAGCTTGCCGAAGCCCGGGGCCTGAGCCCTGAGTTCAGCTGCCGCGGCGGTTCGTGCGGCACCTGTAAAACCCGGTTGAGCCAGGGGCAGGTGCATTATCTGAACAGTCCGGCCGAGCCGGTCGGCGAAGATGAGGTACTGATCTGTTGCGCAGTGCCGGCACAGGGGAGCGAGACCGTGGTTCTGGACGTTTGA
- a CDS encoding carboxymuconolactone decarboxylase family protein, translating into MFNNWSELLPTIQKAFGALGKSNPKMVKAYMALGEAASENDVLDAKTRELISIAIAVTTRCDGCIAAHTDAAIKAGASREEVAAALATAISLNAGAAYIYSLRSLEAYDTLKNRA; encoded by the coding sequence ATGTTCAACAACTGGTCTGAATTGTTGCCCACCATTCAAAAAGCCTTTGGCGCGCTGGGCAAGAGCAACCCTAAAATGGTCAAGGCCTACATGGCCCTTGGGGAGGCCGCCAGCGAAAACGACGTACTCGATGCCAAGACTCGCGAACTGATTTCAATCGCAATCGCAGTCACCACCCGCTGCGATGGCTGTATCGCCGCGCACACCGACGCGGCGATCAAGGCGGGTGCCAGCCGCGAAGAGGTGGCCGCCGCCCTGGCAACCGCGATCTCGCTGAATGCAGGTGCCGCGTACATTTACTCGCTGCGTTCGCTTGAAGCCTATGACACGTTGAAAAACCGGGCGTGA
- a CDS encoding SDR family NAD(P)-dependent oxidoreductase, translating into MSVIVITGGSRGIGASTAEQCARRGMGVILTYKSEAESADAVVQRIQASGGKAVALELDVADVSRFDSFRQAVVLALQATWGVKTLAGLVNNAGYGLFNPLESVTEAQFDGLLNVHLKGPFFLTQTLLPLMEEGACIVNLTSATTRVATAGVAPYAAFKGGLDVLTRYMAKEFGPRRIRANAVSPGAIRTELGGGLNDEFEALLASQTALGRVGEPEDVARVIAMLLSEEGRWINAQTIEVAGGYNI; encoded by the coding sequence ATGAGCGTGATCGTGATCACCGGTGGCAGCCGCGGCATCGGCGCCAGTACCGCCGAACAGTGCGCCCGGCGCGGGATGGGAGTGATCCTGACCTACAAGAGCGAGGCTGAATCAGCCGATGCGGTGGTGCAGCGTATTCAGGCCTCGGGCGGCAAGGCTGTAGCGCTTGAACTGGACGTCGCCGACGTGAGCCGTTTCGACAGTTTTCGCCAAGCCGTGGTGCTTGCCTTGCAGGCGACCTGGGGCGTGAAAACCCTCGCCGGCCTGGTCAACAACGCCGGGTATGGCTTGTTCAATCCTCTGGAGTCGGTCACCGAGGCGCAGTTTGACGGCTTGCTGAACGTTCACCTTAAAGGCCCGTTTTTCCTGACGCAAACCTTGCTGCCGCTGATGGAGGAGGGGGCCTGCATCGTTAACCTGACCAGCGCCACGACCCGTGTCGCCACTGCGGGAGTCGCGCCTTATGCGGCCTTCAAGGGGGGGCTAGACGTTCTGACCCGGTACATGGCCAAAGAATTCGGCCCTCGGCGTATCCGTGCCAACGCTGTTTCGCCGGGAGCGATTCGCACGGAACTGGGTGGCGGTCTGAATGACGAATTCGAGGCGTTACTCGCCTCACAAACTGCCCTGGGCCGGGTGGGTGAGCCGGAGGATGTCGCTCGGGTTATCGCCATGCTGCTGTCCGAAGAAGGACGCTGGATCAATGCCCAGACGATCGAAGTCGCGGGCGGCTACAACATCTGA
- a CDS encoding response regulator translates to MSSFPGVRVLVVEDEGAIAMLVEEMLEELGCVVVASMARLATACEVANLVAIDLAILDVNLAGERVFPVAEILQARQIPFLFSTGYGASGLPNEFAHRPVLRKPFSQNDLQLKIALALGR, encoded by the coding sequence ATGAGTTCGTTCCCTGGAGTCAGAGTGCTGGTGGTCGAGGACGAAGGCGCGATTGCCATGCTGGTCGAAGAAATGCTGGAGGAACTCGGCTGCGTGGTGGTGGCGTCAATGGCTCGGCTTGCTACGGCGTGTGAAGTGGCGAACCTGGTGGCGATCGACCTGGCCATTCTGGATGTCAACCTGGCCGGCGAGCGGGTTTTTCCGGTTGCCGAAATTCTTCAGGCCCGGCAAATTCCGTTTTTATTCAGCACCGGATACGGCGCCAGCGGGTTGCCGAACGAGTTCGCCCATCGTCCTGTGTTGCGCAAGCCCTTCTCCCAAAACGATTTGCAACTGAAGATCGCTCTTGCACTGGGGCGCTGA
- a CDS encoding AraC family transcriptional regulator, which yields MTNPLNELRALASRAENRRTETGIPRLAMVQGEIPAHLLAAVYEPMINLILQGSKSMTIGDRTLDYDPATYFVMSIELPAVGQVHPAASGEPYLAVSLTLDPTVLATLLADLPKPVGQYEKDAGFSVAAVTPELMDAWVRMLRLMDRPEDIAALAPVYEREILYRVLQGPHGWMLRDIAAPDSAMARVSLAIQYIRREFAESIRVEALAQRAAMSVSAFHRHFKAVTALSPLQYQKRVRLLQARTLLVAHAKSVTSAAFEVGYESATQFSRDYARVFGLPPARDAARISGEILGEQVR from the coding sequence ATGACAAACCCACTCAATGAACTGCGCGCCCTGGCCTCTCGGGCCGAAAACCGCCGCACCGAAACGGGCATACCACGCCTGGCCATGGTCCAGGGTGAAATCCCGGCGCATTTGCTGGCCGCCGTTTACGAACCGATGATCAACCTGATTCTGCAAGGCAGTAAGTCAATGACCATCGGCGACCGTACGCTGGACTATGACCCCGCGACCTATTTCGTCATGTCCATCGAATTGCCAGCAGTCGGCCAAGTCCACCCAGCTGCATCCGGCGAGCCGTATCTGGCAGTCAGTCTGACACTCGACCCAACGGTCCTGGCGACCTTGCTCGCCGACCTGCCCAAACCTGTCGGCCAGTACGAAAAGGACGCAGGCTTTTCGGTCGCCGCAGTCACGCCCGAGTTGATGGATGCCTGGGTACGCATGCTGCGATTGATGGACCGGCCTGAAGACATTGCAGCCCTCGCCCCCGTTTACGAACGCGAGATCCTCTACCGGGTGTTACAAGGCCCCCACGGCTGGATGCTGCGCGATATCGCAGCACCCGATAGTGCCATGGCTCGGGTCAGCCTCGCGATCCAGTACATTCGCCGGGAGTTTGCCGAGTCCATTCGCGTGGAAGCGCTGGCACAACGGGCAGCGATGAGCGTTTCGGCCTTTCACCGTCACTTCAAGGCCGTGACCGCACTGAGCCCTCTGCAGTACCAAAAAAGAGTGCGCTTGCTGCAGGCTCGGACACTCCTGGTCGCCCATGCCAAAAGCGTGACTAGCGCGGCATTTGAGGTCGGTTACGAAAGCGCTACACAGTTCAGTCGCGATTACGCACGGGTCTTCGGGCTGCCCCCGGCACGCGATGCGGCAAGGATTTCGGGCGAAATCCTCGGCGAGCAGGTCAGGTGA
- a CDS encoding VOC family protein, with protein MLDHIFISVSDIERSIRFYTATLTPLGVTARLDYDGKDGPPGHPDLKGFGANGRMFFWLREGVVEGRAVHVGFVASSKAEVNAAYAAAMDSGARDNGAPGARLHYDPDYYAANVLDPDGYSLEFVYKNWQHNQ; from the coding sequence ATGCTTGATCATATTTTTATCTCAGTCAGCGACATTGAGCGTTCCATCCGTTTCTACACCGCAACACTGACTCCGTTGGGCGTTACCGCGCGACTTGATTATGACGGCAAGGATGGCCCGCCAGGCCACCCGGATCTCAAGGGCTTCGGCGCCAATGGGCGGATGTTTTTCTGGTTGCGCGAGGGCGTCGTCGAGGGGCGGGCCGTACATGTCGGTTTCGTGGCGAGCAGCAAGGCCGAGGTCAACGCGGCGTATGCGGCGGCCATGGATAGTGGCGCTCGTGACAACGGCGCACCCGGCGCACGTCTGCATTACGACCCCGATTACTACGCAGCCAATGTCCTTGACCCGGACGGCTACAGCCTCGAATTCGTCTACAAGAACTGGCAGCACAATCAATGA
- a CDS encoding MFS transporter, which produces MKPTRFFGKTVLTCTFILAMIGWGVGFYGPPIYMQAVMDRTGWPVAQVSAAVTLHFLSGTLVIANLPRLYARVGVPAITLLGCVVLGVGVNLWAQASQLWVLYAGAICSGIGWVTLGAAAVNTLIAPWYIKERPKALGKAYNGASMGGVIFSPLWVLLIERFGFATAALVISLAAVLLLGSFAFLVFNKSPQSLGQHPDNADQPEPVATGTSAAPWTAAQTLKSANFRSLAAGMSLGLFAQIGLIAHLYSILAGRMGAHDASYAMGLATASAMGGRYVAARLMTQGVNRRQLACLGYGIQMLGTLMLLGLDIHPAVAWVAVVLIGSGIGNATSLPPLIAQAEFSREQTARVIALMVAISQATYAFAPAFFGLVRSVFAEPSQAIAAIVVAAVVVQGLAILAFYKGVVTRPFKKTVY; this is translated from the coding sequence ATGAAGCCCACCCGTTTTTTTGGAAAGACCGTACTGACCTGCACATTCATCCTGGCAATGATCGGTTGGGGAGTCGGTTTCTATGGACCGCCGATCTATATGCAAGCCGTTATGGATCGCACCGGCTGGCCGGTTGCCCAGGTGTCGGCGGCCGTCACGCTGCACTTTCTCAGCGGTACGCTGGTCATCGCCAACCTGCCAAGGCTCTACGCGCGCGTTGGTGTGCCGGCCATTACCTTGCTGGGCTGCGTGGTGCTGGGGGTCGGGGTGAATCTCTGGGCGCAGGCGAGCCAGTTATGGGTGCTGTATGCCGGGGCCATCTGCTCGGGCATCGGTTGGGTGACATTAGGCGCCGCAGCCGTTAACACCCTGATCGCCCCTTGGTATATCAAGGAGCGGCCCAAGGCCTTGGGCAAGGCTTACAACGGCGCCAGCATGGGTGGGGTAATTTTCTCGCCGCTGTGGGTGTTGCTGATCGAGCGTTTTGGCTTTGCCACGGCGGCACTGGTGATCAGCCTCGCAGCCGTGCTGCTGCTGGGTAGCTTCGCCTTTCTGGTTTTCAATAAAAGCCCTCAAAGCCTCGGTCAGCATCCCGACAATGCCGACCAACCAGAACCGGTAGCCACTGGCACGAGCGCCGCCCCCTGGACTGCGGCGCAAACCCTCAAGTCGGCAAATTTCCGTTCCCTGGCAGCGGGCATGTCCCTGGGGCTGTTCGCCCAGATAGGCTTGATCGCGCACCTGTATTCGATTCTGGCGGGACGCATGGGCGCCCATGACGCCTCATACGCCATGGGCCTGGCCACCGCCAGCGCCATGGGCGGACGTTACGTAGCCGCACGCTTGATGACCCAAGGCGTCAACCGCCGTCAACTGGCCTGCCTGGGTTATGGGATTCAGATGCTTGGAACACTGATGCTCCTGGGCCTGGATATCCACCCGGCGGTCGCCTGGGTGGCGGTGGTGTTGATCGGTTCGGGGATCGGCAACGCCACTTCATTGCCGCCGTTGATTGCCCAGGCTGAGTTCAGCCGTGAACAAACCGCCAGGGTGATTGCGCTGATGGTCGCAATCAGTCAAGCCACCTACGCCTTCGCCCCGGCGTTCTTCGGCCTGGTCCGCTCCGTCTTTGCCGAACCGAGCCAGGCCATCGCCGCTATCGTGGTTGCCGCCGTCGTGGTGCAAGGGCTCGCGATCCTGGCGTTCTACAAGGGCGTGGTCACCCGCCCTTTCAAGAAAACCGTGTACTGA
- a CDS encoding S8/S53 family peptidase, translating into MPLRSAVLATLLTLAAHTASAAQEPLRLERLDRCGDLLQSQRQDWCLTVRGLGNQTPQLKLGAKALPARAVQRKGETLRLRLDSAAYQSGPLWLEDGPRLSNAAWLSLRNSHVLAAGPDEVAKNMDGLSTYVDLVSLLIEENHDGRQEAERLAQKYGAKVVGSIAPLNLYQLRLPAKDLVQRDALVLRMGSETSVDAVVIEESAAEEAEQASTRPEEPKKPALDSDEWAANRFLDAVNYYQRRIPARQPPARPQPVRIGLIERNVDFDTADFADYLGGCSMPRTCVYARDANTPDNHGTTVAGILAARWDESGNTGFLRGLDKASAGFEVIVERNSDAGITANIAASVNLVEDGVRVLNWSWGIHRVGAKNVKGDEVDSLLRSGIAMSGYEELLEEFFLWLRKEHPDVVVVNSAGNGSSFSGSDEYRLPSSFITEQLLVVGGHQRSERAGFAVDDPGYAVKRSSSNIDMRVDITAAACAHASTARAGENGAVHCGTSYATPMVAGLLAAMLSINPQLQPEQLHMLLRRSAMTIGENHDFERMDGEDLTAPILPSERRYQLNDKDVGRSARLDMQKALDLAEQSRTRVR; encoded by the coding sequence ATGCCCTTACGATCCGCTGTCCTCGCTACGTTGCTCACGTTGGCCGCCCACACGGCGTCCGCCGCGCAAGAACCGCTGCGCCTGGAACGCCTGGACCGCTGCGGTGACCTGCTGCAAAGCCAGCGCCAGGACTGGTGCCTGACCGTGCGCGGGCTGGGCAATCAAACGCCACAACTGAAACTGGGTGCAAAAGCGCTACCCGCGCGGGCAGTCCAGCGCAAAGGCGAAACCCTGCGGTTGCGTCTCGACAGCGCCGCCTATCAAAGCGGCCCTCTCTGGCTGGAGGACGGCCCGCGCCTCAGCAATGCAGCCTGGCTGAGCCTGCGCAACAGCCACGTACTGGCCGCCGGGCCGGACGAGGTGGCGAAGAACATGGACGGCTTGAGCACCTACGTCGATCTGGTCAGCCTGTTGATCGAGGAGAATCACGATGGGCGCCAGGAAGCTGAGCGTCTTGCCCAAAAATACGGCGCCAAGGTCGTCGGCAGTATTGCCCCCCTGAACCTGTATCAGCTTCGGCTACCCGCCAAGGACCTGGTGCAGCGCGACGCGCTGGTGCTACGGATGGGCAGCGAAACCAGCGTCGATGCCGTGGTGATCGAGGAGTCGGCGGCAGAAGAAGCCGAGCAAGCCAGCACCCGTCCTGAAGAACCGAAGAAGCCAGCCCTGGACTCCGATGAATGGGCCGCCAACCGCTTTCTCGACGCAGTGAATTACTACCAGCGACGCATTCCCGCGCGGCAACCGCCCGCCCGGCCACAACCGGTGCGCATCGGCCTGATCGAACGTAACGTGGATTTCGACACCGCCGATTTCGCCGACTACCTCGGCGGCTGCTCGATGCCGCGCACCTGCGTCTATGCGCGCGATGCGAACACGCCGGACAACCACGGCACCACCGTCGCGGGCATTCTCGCCGCGCGCTGGGATGAGAGTGGAAACACCGGTTTTCTCCGGGGTCTGGACAAAGCCAGCGCAGGCTTTGAGGTCATTGTCGAGCGCAACTCCGATGCCGGGATCACTGCCAACATCGCCGCCTCGGTCAACCTCGTGGAGGACGGCGTGCGGGTGCTCAACTGGAGTTGGGGCATTCACCGCGTTGGCGCGAAAAACGTCAAAGGTGATGAAGTGGACTCGCTGTTGCGCTCAGGCATCGCCATGAGCGGTTACGAGGAACTGCTGGAGGAGTTTTTCCTGTGGCTGCGCAAGGAGCATCCCGACGTGGTGGTGGTGAACTCCGCTGGCAATGGGTCTTCGTTCTCGGGCAGCGATGAATACCGCCTGCCCTCTTCGTTCATCACCGAACAACTGCTGGTGGTCGGCGGGCACCAGCGCAGCGAGCGCGCCGGGTTTGCCGTCGATGACCCGGGCTATGCGGTCAAGCGCAGCTCCTCGAACATCGACATGCGCGTGGATATCACCGCCGCCGCTTGCGCCCACGCCTCAACCGCCCGCGCCGGCGAAAACGGCGCAGTGCATTGCGGCACGTCCTATGCCACACCCATGGTCGCGGGCCTGCTGGCGGCGATGCTGTCCATCAACCCACAACTTCAGCCCGAGCAGTTACACATGCTGCTACGGCGCAGCGCCATGACCATCGGTGAAAACCACGACTTCGAACGGATGGATGGCGAGGACCTCACCGCGCCCATCCTGCCGTCGGAGCGCCGCTATCAGCTAAACGACAAGGACGTCGGTCGATCGGCGCGCCTGGACATGCAAAAAGCGCTGGACCTGGCGGAGCAGAGCCGCACGCGCGTGCGCTGA
- a CDS encoding saccharopine dehydrogenase family protein has translation MKKLMIYGATGYTGRMAAEHAKALGLDVVIAGRNDERLQSLAAQLNVAYRVFSPDTHAAKSLEGISVLLNFAGPFAQTAHALMQACINAGVDYLDITAEINVYRQAEQLGTQAAEAGVMLLPGVGWDVVPTDCLAMHVARRVQDPQSLKVALQVAGSMSRGSALSVSEIIGAGLLARVDGSLVATPDAQPRHFDFGDGPALCAPLSFGDLITGWHSTAIPNIAMFVNITGDAFPEGDLSQLPDGPSVAQREANRARAVAEVTGADGTVARSMIETVNGYTYTPLAAVEAARRVLDGERRAGFETPARMFGVGFAETIAGTTITDL, from the coding sequence ATGAAAAAATTAATGATCTACGGCGCGACGGGCTACACCGGTCGCATGGCTGCCGAGCATGCCAAAGCGTTGGGGCTGGATGTTGTCATCGCCGGACGCAATGACGAAAGGTTGCAGTCTCTGGCTGCGCAACTGAACGTCGCCTACCGAGTGTTCAGCCCGGATACCCACGCAGCAAAATCCCTGGAAGGCATCAGCGTGCTGCTCAATTTCGCAGGGCCTTTTGCACAGACAGCGCACGCCCTGATGCAGGCCTGCATCAACGCAGGGGTCGATTATCTGGACATCACCGCCGAGATCAACGTCTATCGGCAGGCGGAACAGCTTGGTACCCAGGCCGCCGAGGCGGGCGTGATGTTGCTGCCTGGCGTCGGCTGGGACGTGGTGCCGACAGACTGTCTGGCCATGCATGTCGCTCGCCGTGTACAGGATCCGCAGTCGCTGAAGGTGGCGCTGCAGGTCGCAGGTTCCATGTCACGGGGATCGGCTTTGAGCGTCAGCGAGATCATCGGCGCGGGGCTCTTGGCGCGGGTGGACGGATCGCTGGTTGCAACCCCCGACGCGCAGCCTCGGCACTTCGATTTTGGCGATGGCCCGGCACTGTGCGCGCCGCTGTCCTTCGGTGATCTGATCACCGGTTGGCATTCCACCGCTATCCCCAATATCGCCATGTTCGTGAATATCACCGGTGATGCTTTTCCCGAAGGCGACCTGTCACAACTTCCCGACGGCCCAAGCGTTGCGCAACGCGAGGCCAACCGCGCCCGCGCCGTGGCTGAAGTGACCGGGGCTGACGGCACGGTGGCGCGTTCAATGATCGAAACGGTCAACGGCTACACCTACACCCCCCTGGCGGCTGTGGAGGCGGCGCGCCGAGTCCTGGACGGTGAGCGACGGGCAGGCTTCGAAACCCCGGCGCGAATGTTCGGCGTCGGTTTCGCCGAGACGATTGCAGGGACGACAATCACTGATTTATAG
- a CDS encoding HIT family protein: MSLHGDYDPQNIFALILRGDAPCYKIYEDADVLAFLDIFPQSRGHVLVIPKACQARNILDVEPAVLGAMMSAVQRLTRVVVDELKPDGVQIAQFNGAPAGQTVYHIHVHIVPRWEGEEAGIHGRGKADPEELKLLQARLVERIRAGD, from the coding sequence ATGAGCCTGCACGGTGATTACGATCCGCAGAACATCTTCGCGCTAATCCTTCGTGGCGACGCGCCGTGCTACAAGATTTACGAAGACGCCGATGTACTGGCCTTTCTGGATATTTTTCCTCAATCGCGCGGCCACGTCCTGGTGATTCCCAAAGCGTGCCAGGCCCGGAATATTCTTGATGTCGAGCCTGCGGTCCTTGGCGCGATGATGTCTGCCGTGCAGCGGCTCACGCGGGTCGTCGTGGACGAGTTGAAGCCCGATGGTGTGCAAATCGCGCAGTTCAACGGGGCTCCGGCCGGGCAAACGGTCTACCACATTCATGTACACATCGTCCCTCGCTGGGAGGGCGAGGAGGCGGGCATACATGGGCGGGGCAAGGCCGATCCCGAGGAACTCAAATTGCTGCAGGCACGTCTGGTCGAGCGCATCCGTGCAGGGGACTAG
- a CDS encoding AraC family transcriptional regulator — translation MNAIDRLISLANVRGSLDLRCQFQGDWALDHEQQALGRAPYHIVLAGECRVEFPDGQRLPMRAGDILLLPRGARHLMHSPGKTVAPTSPKLVTGGALPVHRIGNASAELDMLCGDFHFNRASLLFASLPEYLVIPSGALPANGPLPALVDVIRAEADEDKVGARFLLDALSQALFTLILRAHLANHGQDSGSLALLGDKRLGRAWQAMLADPAYEWTIQGLADLANMSRASFMRTFVRVAGVSPWVLLTQIRMELAFSLLSHSHLGLSDIAVQVGYQSQAAFSKKFKEIYGQAPGKVRRTI, via the coding sequence ATGAATGCGATCGATAGGCTCATCAGCCTGGCCAATGTGCGCGGCAGTCTGGATCTACGCTGTCAGTTCCAGGGTGACTGGGCTCTGGATCATGAACAGCAAGCCCTGGGCAGAGCGCCCTATCACATTGTGTTGGCGGGAGAGTGCCGGGTGGAGTTTCCCGACGGGCAACGTTTACCCATGCGCGCAGGTGACATCCTGCTTCTACCTCGTGGGGCGCGGCACCTGATGCACAGCCCTGGGAAAACAGTGGCGCCAACCTCACCGAAACTCGTCACAGGTGGCGCGCTGCCGGTCCATCGTATTGGCAACGCCAGTGCCGAACTGGACATGCTGTGTGGCGACTTTCACTTCAATCGGGCCTCACTGCTGTTTGCCTCCCTGCCCGAATACCTGGTCATCCCCAGCGGCGCGTTACCGGCCAACGGTCCGCTACCCGCGCTGGTGGACGTCATTCGTGCGGAAGCCGATGAGGACAAGGTCGGCGCTCGTTTTCTGCTCGATGCGCTTTCCCAGGCATTGTTCACGCTTATTCTGCGTGCGCATCTGGCAAATCATGGCCAGGACAGCGGCTCGCTGGCCCTGTTGGGCGATAAACGTCTGGGGCGAGCGTGGCAGGCGATGCTGGCAGATCCGGCCTACGAGTGGACGATTCAAGGCCTGGCGGACCTCGCGAACATGTCCCGCGCGAGCTTCATGCGCACGTTCGTTCGCGTGGCCGGCGTATCGCCTTGGGTGTTGTTGACGCAAATACGCATGGAGTTAGCGTTCAGTCTGCTGAGCCATTCGCACTTGGGTTTGAGCGATATTGCCGTGCAGGTCGGTTACCAATCCCAGGCGGCGTTCAGCAAGAAGTTCAAGGAGATTTATGGGCAAGCACCAGGAAAAGTGCGACGTACGATCTAG